The Streptomyces vinaceus genome contains the following window.
ATGCGGTCCAGGCCCCAGGAGAGGGCCGGCAGCGCGGCCTTGGCACTCGCCGCGGGCTGCGCCTTGGCAGGTGCCTTGGCGGGGTCGGCGGTGGTGACGCTGTCCTGGGTGACGGCGGTCACGCCGGGGGTGTTGCGGATCTTGGTGACCTGGGCCGGGGTGAGCTTTGCGGCGAAGCCGTTGAGGACGGTGCTGTACGTGTGCAGGGTGGCGACGCCCGGGAGGGCCTGCTTCGCCACGCTGGCGGGGGTGACGCCCTTGTCGAGGGTGACGATGTACTGGCCGGCGACCGCATTGGCGCTGGCGTTGAGCGGTGCGGGCTCCGCCCGCATGGTGGTGCGGGCCTCGGCGGATGCGAGCGGGCCGGCGGTGAGAGCGGCGGCCACGACGAGCGCGGCGGAGCTGTAACGCAAGGTCGAACGCATTT
Protein-coding sequences here:
- a CDS encoding protease inhibitor I9 family protein is translated as MRSTLRYSSAALVVAAALTAGPLASAEARTTMRAEPAPLNASANAVAGQYIVTLDKGVTPASVAKQALPGVATLHTYSTVLNGFAAKLTPAQVTKIRNTPGVTAVTQDSVTTADPAKAPAKAQPAASAKAALPALSWGLDRIDQKTGWDNVLGVGTGSSTSPRTRPT